Proteins from a single region of Ziziphus jujuba cultivar Dongzao chromosome 1, ASM3175591v1:
- the LOC107435889 gene encoding putative receptor-like protein kinase At1g72540, with protein MKKHMAFKKLILKSFLLSCYKPKSPPNSERKSLGFKDISSRRLSLSDLSNSSVSIMSDLSNSLVGSNLHTFTLKELKKLTQNFSKSNFLGEGGFGQVYKGFIDDKLRPGLKAQPVAVKVLDLDGKQGHMEWLAEVIFLGQLKHSHLVNLIGYCCEDEQRLLVYEYLVRGNLDDQLFKNYSATLPWLTRIKIAVGAAKGLAFLHEEEKPVIYRDFKASNILLDSDFKAKLSDFGLAIDGPEGDKTHVSTCVMGTEGYAAPEYIMTGHVTTMSDVYSFGVVLLELLTARRCLDKSRPNREQNLVEWAKPFIKDPHKLDRIMDPRLEGQYSAEGTRKAAALAYQCLSHNPKSRPTMTTVVKTLEPLLDLVDDIPIGPFVYVVPMEGKDICESGKDGGNDNDKDDGVGMVKNGNGGEEKEVGKKEKGISRQRRKLGHRQKHRNKSLRSNAVYSDTALYRTLGSGLYSIGQKDLEQKNPHSGEKKLKS; from the exons ATGAAAAAACATATGGCTTTCAAAAAGTTGATACTCAAATCCTTTTTGCTTAGTTGCTACAAGCCTAAAAGCCCACCTAATTCAGAAAGAAAATCTCTTGGTTTCAAGGATATATCTTCCAGAAGATTATCACTTTCTGATTTAAGCAACTCATCGGTTTCTATTATGAGTGATTTGTCCAATTCACTTGTCGGTTCGAATCTTCATACTTTTACACTCAAAGAGCTTAAAAAGCTTACACAAAACTTCTCAAAAAGTAACTTTCTTGGAGAAGGTGGGTTTGGACAGGTTTACAAAGGTTTCATCGATGACAAGCTTAGGCCTGGGTTAAAAGCACAACCAGTTGCTGTTAAAGTATTGGACTTGGATGGCAAACAAGGTCATATGGAGTGGCTG GCTGAAGTAATCTTTCTGGGTCAACTAAAGCATTCCCATCTTGTAAACTTGATTGGGTATTGCTGCGAGGATGAGCAGAGGCTTCTTGTGTATGAATACTTGGTCCGGGGCAACTTGGACGATCAgctttttaaaa ACTATTCTGCAACCTTGCCTTGGttaacaagaataaaaatagCAGTTGGAGCAGCGAAAGGCCTTGCTTTCCTtcatgaagaagaaaagccCGTCATTTATCGAGATTTCAAAGCTTCTAACATCTTATTGGACTCT GATTTCAAGGCAAAGCTGTCTGATTTTGGGTTAGCAATAGATGGACCAGAAGGGGATAAAACCCACGTTTCGACTTGCGTCATGGGCACAGAAGGATATGCAGCTCCCGAATACATCATGACAG GTCATGTCACGACCATGAGCGATGTATATAGCTTTGGGGTGGTGCTTCTAGAGCTACTAACAGCCAGACGATGCTTAGACAAAAGCAGACCCAATAGAGAGCAGAACCTGGTGGAGTGGGCCAAACCATTTATCAAGGATCCCCATAAACTAGACCGTATAATGGACCCCAGACTTGAGGGTCAGTACTCGGCCGAAGGGACTCGGAAAGCAGCTGCACTGGCTTATCAATGCCTGAGCCACAACCCAAAATCCAGACCCACCATGACCACTGTGGTCAAGACTTTAGAGCCTCTCTTGGACTTGGTTGATGATATCCCTATTGGACCCTTTGTTTACGTTGTTCCAATGGAAGGGAAAGATATTTGTGAAAGTGGAAAAGATGGTGGTAACGATAATGATAAAGATGATGGAGTTGGTATGGTGAAAAATGGCAATggaggagaagaaaaagaggtgggaaagaaggaaaaaggaaTTAGTCGCCAGCGAAGAAAATTAGGTCACAGGCAAAAGCACAGGAATAAATCTTTGAGGTCAAACGCCGTATATTCTGATACTGCTTTGTATAGAACTCTTGGAAGTGGTTTGTACTCAATTGGCCAAAAGGATTTGGAACAAAAAAACCCTCACTCTggggaaaaaaagttaaaaagctAG